The genomic interval TCAAACCCTGTTTTAAAATGGTTTCTATTACCGGTTGGCAAGATTACCCGTGGGTTATTTATTGAAGGGAAAGCAACAAATGGTTCACTATTCTTGTTACCTTTTTCACTGAAGTATGTTTTAAAATTCATTTTCTTTCAATGCATATTTTTTACGTGCATTATCGATAGCCGCCCGGTAGATTTCCATTAGCCTTTCATAATTCTTTTCAGCAGTATATTTTTCTTCAAATTCTTTGCGGGCATTTTTTCCCATTTCTGCCATTTTATCTTTGTTATCCATTGCCCATTGCATTTTATTGGCAAGGTCTTTTGCATTGCCGGGTTCAAATAACAGACCCGTTTTACCATCCTCAATCATTTCTGCCATGGCTCCAAGATTTGAAGCAATAACCGGTCTTCCACAAGCAAATGCTTCTATTATTGTCATTGGCATGCCTTCGTACCAAACAGATGGGAAAATTAAAGCAAGAGAAGTTTTAATGTTTTCATGAACGCCTTCTTTGTTTAGCAGTCCCAAATAATTTATATCTTTTGGAAACTTTGGCTTTAATGGCCCATCACCGGCAATATTTATTTTAAAATTATTATTTATTCTTGAAGCCTGAATTAAAACATCTAAACCTTTAGTTTCATCGAGCCTTCCCACAAAAATAAAACCAGATACATTACGCTTTGAAACACCCGGATCTTCGAATAGAAAATTTGATTTCTTATAAATTTTGTTTTTTGGAAAATTGTTTTGAATGAATTTCTGTTTTGCAAAATTAGTAAGTGTAATGTATCCGTCTATTTTAGTGTTCCAGGTAGAATATTCACTGTTTTTTTGTATCATACGGGCAACAGTATATGTTTGTAGTTTCGATTCACGATAGCAACCATATTTTACACTTTTATAAATACCATTTTCTGAACATTCTTCGCAAATATGGCCATCTCTATATAAATAGGCACCGGGACATATTAATCTATAATTATGTAAGGTTTGAATAACCGGTATTTTGTTGTCTTGGCAGGCACTAAAAATTGAAGGAGATATTAAAGGAAAGAAATTATGGATGTGGCAGACATCAGGCTTGTAATCTTTAAATATTTTTGCTATTTCAAGATATGAGTTTCTGGAATATGTTGTTTTGCCAATTAAAGAAACTTTTTCACTAATGCTGTAATTATCAATCTCTTTATTGTCTTTTATAAACTGACGAACTTGATTGCCCTTACTTTCTAGTAACTCCAGTTCATTTTTAAAAACAGTATCTTCACCACCTGCAAGTTTATAGCGGTTATGAACGAGGAGTATTTTCATTTAGAATTTGGTTATAAAGTTGATTCATTTCTTCGCCTTTCTTATCCCAACAAAATTTTTCCTTTACACTTTGGTATGCACCCATGCCTAATTCTTTTTGTAACACAGTATTATTTGCTAATTTATTTATGTTTTCAGCCAAAGAGTTTACGGTTTGCTCAACCGTATTTACTGGTATTTTGATGCCGTTTGAACCATTTATAATTGAAGAAGGACCTCCCCAATCTAAAGCAACAACAGGTTTACCATAACTCATTGCTTCCAGTAAAACCAAACCAGTTGTTTCACGTAAACTTGTAAAAATAAAGATATTACAATTTAACAACAATCTTTCTTGCTCATTTTTTTCAATCCAACCCAAGAATCGTACTTTTGAATCTAAACCCAATTGTTTTACAAGGCTTTTAAAATATATTAATTCAGCGCCTTTGCCTGTAATGTCTAATTCCCAATCAACATCAACTTTTACAAGAGACCTTAGCAAAATCTCTAAGCCTTTCCAACGTGCTAAAATCCCCCCCCAATAAATTTTACAAACCGAATTGCCATTTTGTTTTGGTAGCTGTTTTTCGCTAACACCAATTTGTGTAATATAGACTTTTGAATGGTATTTTTTGGGTATAAACTTTAAGTTCTGTTTATTTGTAAGTATTAGTTTATTTGTTCTTTTTAGAAAAAGATGCCACAATGGAGAATACTTTAATTTATATATCGCTAGTTCTCTAATATATTCTTTGAGTTTCTTATTTACTAGAGTTGTAAAGTTATGTGGAAGAAGTTCAAGGCCTCCAACAGGCCCAACAATTGATTTTACTTTTAAGAAAGGAACAAAATTTACCCTAGCAGACATAAATGTTACATGATGAGCAAAATCAAAATTTATTTGTTTATGGATATTTTTGGCTATAAAGAAAGCTTTAATTTGCCATAGATAATAATAAAACCAAACTGGTAATTTTTTCTTTATTTTTAAAACAGTATCACTATAATCAACAAAAATAAAACGGACATTTTCTTTTATTTCATTTTTAAAAGACTCAATTGCTGTTTTGTTATTTGCCCTAGTTATAACCCAAACATCACAATGTTTTTGCATTTGTAATAACCAGTTCCAACCAACAGCAGGTTCCGATCCTTTTCGCGGTTCACAGGCATACGCAGAAAGAAGAACTTTATTTTTTATCATGATGTCTCATTTTAAAAGAGATAATATTTCTAATAACTTTTTTAGAAATTACTTCAATTTTCTCATCACCATTAATAAATACTGTATTCTTCTTATCAAAAAATAAATTCTTCATTCTATTTTGTTGTTTTTCAGTCTCCAATATACTTAATTCATTTTTCCTACTGGAAATAGTTTTGGGATTTCCTTTTAATACAAAAACCAAATTAGGTTTAAATACAAAAAAAGACATTATTCTTGAAAGTAAAGTTACATTTTTCAGACGATATCTTTTAGGATCAAGTATTATATCATCGAAGAAACGATCGAAAATTACTAATGTATTTTTAAATAATTTGGGGAAAACATATTGATAATATCCTAAGAAAAATATCCACGCGTAGTAAAAAACTTTGATAATTGATATAATCATGTTATAATTTTTTTTATTATGTGGTCTCTCTACGGCAGATTTGTTTTTCTTTTGGGGGAATGGCTTAAAGTGAAAGTAAGAATACCCTCTAGAAAACAGTGGTTTTATATTTGCTTTAAGCATTTCTATTTGTGTTGATTTTCCAGCTCCATCTGTACCATAAAAAGCAATTGAAATCCCTTCATATTTAACCACCCTTTTTATTAACCTTTTTAAATACAAAAATTTGTTATAAATAGTTTTATGTAATCCAATTAAATTTAATGATTTTTTACGGACAGAAAGTCTCAATTTTCGAATTAAAGAATTCGGCACTTTATTCTGTTGGCTTAATGCAGAATCTATTTGTAAATCTATACTAAAATATTCTTTTAATTCCTTACTATACCTTTTTTTAAGTAATATTATTTTCGAGTAGTA from Calditrichota bacterium carries:
- a CDS encoding glycosyltransferase family 4 protein, producing the protein MKILLVHNRYKLAGGEDTVFKNELELLESKGNQVRQFIKDNKEIDNYSISEKVSLIGKTTYSRNSYLEIAKIFKDYKPDVCHIHNFFPLISPSIFSACQDNKIPVIQTLHNYRLICPGAYLYRDGHICEECSENGIYKSVKYGCYRESKLQTYTVARMIQKNSEYSTWNTKIDGYITLTNFAKQKFIQNNFPKNKIYKKSNFLFEDPGVSKRNVSGFIFVGRLDETKGLDVLIQASRINNNFKINIAGDGPLKPKFPKDINYLGLLNKEGVHENIKTSLALIFPSVWYEGMPMTIIEAFACGRPVIASNLGAMAEMIEDGKTGLLFEPGNAKDLANKMQWAMDNKDKMAEMGKNARKEFEEKYTAEKNYERLMEIYRAAIDNARKKYALKENEF
- a CDS encoding glycosyltransferase family 4 protein; the protein is MIKNKVLLSAYACEPRKGSEPAVGWNWLLQMQKHCDVWVITRANNKTAIESFKNEIKENVRFIFVDYSDTVLKIKKKLPVWFYYYLWQIKAFFIAKNIHKQINFDFAHHVTFMSARVNFVPFLKVKSIVGPVGGLELLPHNFTTLVNKKLKEYIRELAIYKLKYSPLWHLFLKRTNKLILTNKQNLKFIPKKYHSKVYITQIGVSEKQLPKQNGNSVCKIYWGGILARWKGLEILLRSLVKVDVDWELDITGKGAELIYFKSLVKQLGLDSKVRFLGWIEKNEQERLLLNCNIFIFTSLRETTGLVLLEAMSYGKPVVALDWGGPSSIINGSNGIKIPVNTVEQTVNSLAENINKLANNTVLQKELGMGAYQSVKEKFCWDKKGEEMNQLYNQILNENTPRS